In Artemia franciscana chromosome 8, ASM3288406v1, whole genome shotgun sequence, a genomic segment contains:
- the LOC136030133 gene encoding uncharacterized protein LOC136030133 isoform X4, whose protein sequence is MTGIKVLHSSYDAVYKRSEPTPLLLFKVLEELKRPLRNNHKPKTFHMSTKRVADSYELWERVPDPVASCQRVEVRPH, encoded by the exons ATGACTG gGATAAAGGTTTTGCATTCCTCATATGATGCAGTTTACAAGCGTTCTGAACCGACACCACTATTGCTGTTCAAGGTATTGGAAGAATTGAAAAGGCCCCTTAGA aacaaCCACAAGCCAAAGACATTTCACATGtctaccaaacgagtggcagattcgtacgaactctgggagcgtgttccagatcctgttgcaagctgtcagagggttgaagtcagacctcactga